DNA from Pseudomonas putida:
GAACATCACCCGGATGCGCAAGGACGTGACCAACATGAAGGCGACCGTCAGCGAGTTCGAAAAAGTGGCCCAACTCGAACGCCAGAGCGGCGCCAACCCCGAGGAAGTGCAGAAGGTCGAGGCAGAGATCGCCAAGATGAACGCCAAGGTCGCCTCGCTGCAGCAGGAGGTCGATGGCCTCTACAACCAGCGTTCGGCCATCACCCTGGGTTGAGGATCGGCACATGTTCGTACGTCACTGTCTGTGCCTGCTGTTGCTCGCCGGCCTGACCGGCTGCGCCACCACCGCGTCCCAATGCAAAGCCTCCGACAGCAGCGCCAGCCTGATCGGCAAGCTCAACTGCGACTACGGTGGCGGCTACGCCGACGAGGTGCGCAGCAGCGAGCAGGACCTGCGCGCGGCCCAGGAGCAGAACCGTCAGTTCAACCAGGTGTATGACGAGCTCAGCGCCCTCCAGGCCTCCACTCGCCAGGACCTGCAAACCCAGCGCCGCCAACAGGCGAGCCTCGAGCAGTCGCTCAACGGTCTGCTCGCCACGCTCAAGAAGCGCCACGCCAACAAGGCCGACGTGCAACAACAGATCGCCGGGCTCGAGCAACGCCTCAAGGCCAGCCAAGTGGCACCTGCGAGCAATGCCAGCAGTGCCCAGGTCGAAGCCCGCAAGCAGGAACTCAAGGCGCTACAGCAGCAGGTCAGCCGCCTGCAACTGAGCCTGGGTTACGAGTGAGTCCCTCTCCGGCAGCTTCGGCTGCCGGCTCTTTTTTTCAGGATACCGACATGCAACGGGTCACCCGTGACACCAGCCCGGCCCAGGATGACCCGAAGCCGTTGGAACAGGCCATGGCGATCATCGTCAGGCATTTCCCCCCGAGCATCGCGCACCTGTTCGCGACACCGCGCACCGGTCAGGACGGCGTGCGTGAATGGTGGTCGGAGCTCGAAGGTCAGCCGCGCCGCTTCCATGAGCTCGGTGCCGAGCAGCAAAGCGCCTTGCTGGCGCTGTACGAACAGCGCCAGGTCGCCGTGCGCCAGTTGATCGGCGAACTGCAGGGGCGCGGCCAGCAGGAAGAGGCCAAGGTCCTGCAGCGTCTGATCGGCCCCCCGAACCTGGACAACCTCTACAGCATCAATGGCTACCCGCTGGTGGTCCGTTGGGGCCAACCGGTACCCCCTCCCGCCGCTGCGCCCGTCCCCCCGCCGCCGCCACCGACGCCAGTGCCGGTGCGCCGCCGCTGGATCTGGCTGCCGTGGTTCCTGCTGCCGCTGCTCGGCTTGCTGCTCCTGGCCTTGGCCCTGTGGTTCGGCTGGCCCTACCTGCAACGCTGGCTGGACACCCGCCCCACGCAACCCTATGCCTGTGTCAAGGACGCCCAGGTGCAGCCGCCGGAATTCGCCGTGGTACTCGATACCTCAGGCTCGATGCGCCTGAGCGTCGAGGCCACGGCCGAAGACGAACAGTGGTTCTTCCAGTACATCAATGATCAGGCCACCGACCCGCAGCGATTGGCGCAAATCACTCGCGCGCCGGTGCGCATGGACGTCGCCAAGGCCAGCCTGACACACCTGATCGAAGACCTGCATCCGGCCATCGACATGCGCGTGGTGACCTTCGATGGCTGTCGCGCGCCCCTGGACCATGGTGTGTTCACCCCTGCCCAGCGTCCGGCGCTGATCCAGGGCATCCAGGCCCTGGAGCCCAACGATGGCACTGCGCTCAGCGCCAGCCTCGATGTGGCGGCCCGGGCCATGGATGGACGCAACCGCGACGGCATGATCGTGATGTTCGTCGATGGCCCGGACGGCTGCGGGCAGAACGCCTGCGCGGTGGCCGAACGGATCGCCCGCGAGCAACCCCGGCTGCGGGTCAACCTGATCAACATCAGTAACAACAGCCAAGCCAACTGCATCGCCGAGAGCACCGGCGGCCGGGTCTATTCGGCCGACAACGCCTCGCAGATGGCGGCCGCGCTCAAGCAGGCCAGCCAGGAGGTCTCCAGCTCGGCCAATTGTGATTAGGACGCGCCATGCAACGGGTACTACGCGACACCCGCATGGACCTGGCGAAAACCTCGCTGACCTCGGTGATCGATAACCTGGACGATGGGGTGGCCATGCGTCTGGTGACCTTCGAGGGTTGTGGCCACTGCGCGGCCAGCAACACCGGCGGGCGCGTCTACACCGCCAATGACGCCGCTGCAGTGGCCGAGGCGCTCAAGCAGGCCAGCCAGGAGGTGAGCGCGGGAGGCTGTTCCTGACACCCATGACGTTTTTCAATCGGCTCGATGCCGCTTCCTGCATTGTCGTGCAGGCTGGCGTGCCGGATGCTTTATTTACACCGACACATCGGTTTGTCCACCCAGCAGAGGCCTGTATGAAAAACGTCGAACAACTGCTCAAGACCAAGTCCCAACCTCAGACCGTCTACACCATCGGCCCTGACGACTCGGTGCTCGACGCCCTGAAGCTGCTGGCGGAAAAAAACATCGGCGCCCTGCCAGTGGTCGAGGACAACCAGGTGGTGGGCATCGTCAGCGAACGCGACTACGCCCGCAAGCTGGTGCTCAAGGGGCGCTCTTCGGCGGCAACGCCGGTGCGCGAGATCATGAGTGCGCCGGTCGTCACGGTCGAGCCCAAGCAGAACCTGGAGTACTGCATGAACCTGATGACCAACCGCCATCTTCGCCACCTGCCGGTGGTCAGCAACGGCGAACTGCTCGGCCTGCTGTCGATCGGTGACCTGGTAAAAGAAACCATTGCCGAACAGGCCAACCTGATCGCGCAGCTGGAGCAGTACATCCGCGGAGATTGATACCCGGTCCATCGCAGGCTTCGCCAACGCCCACCAGGATTGCGCCGCGCTCAAGACCTGCGCAATCCCTGTGGGAGATTCTATGGTTGAGGGCAAAGCTTTTTTGCCCCTTTGCTGACGTATTCGCCTTGGGTCTTCATCAAGGCGAATGCAACTCTGGCGAGCTTGCGTGACAAGATAACCAGGGCCTGAGTCGTTGCCTTACCTGCCCGGCGATAGTGCTCGTAGACGTCTTTCCAGGCCGCAGACCTACTGGCCGCCATGGCGGCGTTATGCAGTAATCGACGGATCTCTGAACAACCCCGCTTGGTCAACCGTCGACGTCCGGCCTTTTGGCCGGAATCTGCAACTTTCAGGTCCATGCCTAGAAAAGCGATGTATGAATCACTGTTCTTGAATTCGCCCCGAATAAATGCGGTGACGAGGGCAACAGCGGTCAGGAAGCCAATCCCTTCAACTTTCTGACAGCGGGCGACTTGTTCGGCTAGGCCAGCCTCTTTTACCAAGACCTTCAGGCGTTTCTGGATCAGAAGATCAAGCGACTCGAAGTGCTTGGCAAAGCTGTTGAACGCCTCTTTGAGCGACATTTCGTTGCCCCAGCTCTGGGTCAGGCTTGTCCGCGCCGAAACCAGCGCTGCTCTGCGCCGGAGCAGGCTCTGGAGCTTGCCGTAGACAGCTGGAGGGGGCGACCAAGGACGAAGAGCACTGCCCTCGCGATCCAGGAAGCGAGCCAGCAGGCAGGCATCGGACGCATCGGTTTTAACGCGTCCGCCAACGCCCTTGCGGTAGTTGCTGAGTTGAAACCCGTCGACGACATAGACGGCGAAGCCCTTTTCGTATGCCATCTCAACCAGGTCCAGATGGTAAACATTGGTAGCTTCAACGCAGATAGCGGTATTGGCCGGCTGAAGTGCCAGCCACTTTTGGATTTCAGGCTTGGTGTTTCTAACGGTCTGCTGTTGGGCGGAGTCTTCGTAATAACAGACCAGCTCAGCCTTGGCGACATCGATGCCGATGATGAAATTGTCTACTCGCATTGCCATCGCCTGAACTCCCACGGTATGGTTTTTGAACTCGGAGGGGTTTCACCAAGAGGCGCTGGCTTGCTTCTATCGTCGTTTGCAAACGATGCATTCTTTATCGGCGCTTTGGTGAAGGGGTGGGGCGATGTCTCCCACGGTCTGTACTGCGCCTAACAGTCAGAATCGGTTTGTTCGTCCCACCACCCCTTCGAGTATCACCATACAAGCGGCTTCACCCGCGAATTGGCCGCGCAGCGGCCCCATGCACCTAGTGGTAAGCGCGCTCCAGCTCATCCAACTGGTGGTCGAAGCTGCGCAGGCGCGCTGACCAGGTGTACACCAGCACCTCAAGGTCGCGATTGAGCACCGCAGTGTTGCCGCCATCGCGGCCCTGGGGGTCGCACAGGTCCAGCTGATAGCGCTCGCGAGCCATGGCCGTGGCCACGCTGGAAAGGTCACGGGCGTTGGCCAGCCAGCGGTGTTGATGGTCACGGATCTCGCGGTCCAGCTCCCGGCACTGACGCTTTAGCGCGTCCAGGCTCTGCTCCAGTGGCGTGCCCTTGAGCTCACCCATGACCTCCTCGAAGGTCCGCCCGGAATGCCAGTAGCTTCCCCAGAAATAGCGATCAAATACCGTCTCTACCCGACGCAAGGCGACCTTGGTGTTCCAGATGGTCACCAGCGTATGACCCTGGATCACCTCGCGCTTGTTCAGGCGCAACTGCTGCCAGGCGATCCAGGCCAGCGCGCAGAGCGCCACCGCCGCCGTGATGGCGGCTGCGGCATACATGAACTGCAGCGCATGGTCCATGGAGTGGACATGACGGATGCCGTAGAAATAACCGGCCGTCAGCGTGCCCAGGATCGTCACGGAGCACCAGAAACCTGATGCGTAGGGATCTTTCATCGCGCTATCCCCTGTTGTTTTACCTGAGCATAGCAACGGCCAATTCACCCATCAGGTGCCACTCGGCGCTTTATTTGCGGGGGCGGCGCAAGGCCTCGTTGAGTTGATCGAACGGCACGGCCCAATCGGCGTCCTCTATCACGCTCTCTTTGAGAAAGGCCCGCTGGGCCTCGCTCCAGAACGGCGCATCCACCAGCTTGATCTCGTTCTTGAGCGGTGAATGGGTGGTGATGAACTTGTCGATGCTCTCGGCATCGTCCGCCAGCCCCAACTGCTTGAACAGTTCGGCGAACGGATGGTTCGGTGCTTCCATGGTGCCTCCTCGAGCCGGGCGGCCGTCCACGACGCCAGCCCGGCAGTGGGTTGATGGTCATCAGCACAGTTCGCGCACTTCGGCACGCGGAACCAGCTTCAGGTATTGCTCCATGCTCATGTGGATCAGGTGATCGTGATCCCCCGCCTCCAGGTAGACATCGCCCTGGCGGGTTAGGCTCGGGTCGAGCAGCATTTTTATGTCATAGGCATCGCCCAGTGCCGGCACGGCGCCGCGCTCGCAGTCGCCGAACAGGCTCGGCAGGCCGCTTTCACGGGTCAGTTGCCAGGCGCCGGACATGCGCACTTTGCTCATGTCCAGATGGCGGTTGGCCGGTAGCACGGCCATGATGTAGTTG
Protein-coding regions in this window:
- a CDS encoding VWA domain-containing protein; protein product: MQRVTRDTSPAQDDPKPLEQAMAIIVRHFPPSIAHLFATPRTGQDGVREWWSELEGQPRRFHELGAEQQSALLALYEQRQVAVRQLIGELQGRGQQEEAKVLQRLIGPPNLDNLYSINGYPLVVRWGQPVPPPAAAPVPPPPPPTPVPVRRRWIWLPWFLLPLLGLLLLALALWFGWPYLQRWLDTRPTQPYACVKDAQVQPPEFAVVLDTSGSMRLSVEATAEDEQWFFQYINDQATDPQRLAQITRAPVRMDVAKASLTHLIEDLHPAIDMRVVTFDGCRAPLDHGVFTPAQRPALIQGIQALEPNDGTALSASLDVAARAMDGRNRDGMIVMFVDGPDGCGQNACAVAERIAREQPRLRVNLINISNNSQANCIAESTGGRVYSADNASQMAAALKQASQEVSSSANCD
- a CDS encoding CBS domain-containing protein, giving the protein MKNVEQLLKTKSQPQTVYTIGPDDSVLDALKLLAEKNIGALPVVEDNQVVGIVSERDYARKLVLKGRSSAATPVREIMSAPVVTVEPKQNLEYCMNLMTNRHLRHLPVVSNGELLGLLSIGDLVKETIAEQANLIAQLEQYIRGD
- a CDS encoding IS110 family transposase, whose translation is MAMRVDNFIIGIDVAKAELVCYYEDSAQQQTVRNTKPEIQKWLALQPANTAICVEATNVYHLDLVEMAYEKGFAVYVVDGFQLSNYRKGVGGRVKTDASDACLLARFLDREGSALRPWSPPPAVYGKLQSLLRRRAALVSARTSLTQSWGNEMSLKEAFNSFAKHFESLDLLIQKRLKVLVKEAGLAEQVARCQKVEGIGFLTAVALVTAFIRGEFKNSDSYIAFLGMDLKVADSGQKAGRRRLTKRGCSEIRRLLHNAAMAASRSAAWKDVYEHYRRAGKATTQALVILSRKLARVAFALMKTQGEYVSKGAKKLCPQP
- a CDS encoding NADH:ubiquinone oxidoreductase subunit N — translated: MKDPYASGFWCSVTILGTLTAGYFYGIRHVHSMDHALQFMYAAAAITAAVALCALAWIAWQQLRLNKREVIQGHTLVTIWNTKVALRRVETVFDRYFWGSYWHSGRTFEEVMGELKGTPLEQSLDALKRQCRELDREIRDHQHRWLANARDLSSVATAMARERYQLDLCDPQGRDGGNTAVLNRDLEVLVYTWSARLRSFDHQLDELERAYH
- a CDS encoding DUF2789 domain-containing protein, translating into MEAPNHPFAELFKQLGLADDAESIDKFITTHSPLKNEIKLVDAPFWSEAQRAFLKESVIEDADWAVPFDQLNEALRRPRK
- a CDS encoding aminoacyl-tRNA deacylase, which translates into the protein MRMAKTLQQRLDKANCDYDIIPHPHSATSLESARTAGVPAERVAKSVMLDDRHGNYIMAVLPANRHLDMSKVRMSGAWQLTRESGLPSLFGDCERGAVPALGDAYDIKMLLDPSLTRQGDVYLEAGDHDHLIHMSMEQYLKLVPRAEVRELC